A single window of Malus sylvestris chromosome 5, drMalSylv7.2, whole genome shotgun sequence DNA harbors:
- the LOC126620952 gene encoding beta-amyrin 16-alpha-hydroxylase CYP87D16-like isoform X3, with translation MWDVVGLSLVALLVIYLTYWINQWRNPKCNGVLPPGSMGLPLIGETLSLLTPCYSLDLHPFLKKRLQRYGPIFRTSLVGKPVLVSADPEFNKYVIQQEGRMVELWYLDTFSKIFVMEGESRSNKIGVIHKYSRSIFLNHFGTECIKEKLLPQIEETINKHLCAWSSQESVEVKNASSVMILNFSAQHMIGYDAKTAPENLGERYHRVTQGFMSFPLNVPGTAYHNCLKVHEKLTTMLRNMIRERRKSPEKCRGDFLDQVIIDIDQEKFLSEDFCVHMIFGGLFATFGTISTVLTLLFSLLADHPAVLQELTAEHEALLKNRENPNSALTWDEYKSMTFTLQVINETLRLSNDIPGLFRKALKDIPVNGYTIPAGWTILLVTPALHLTSDTFKDHLEFNPWRWKDLDSLVISKNFMPFGGGLRQCAGAEYTRAFLSTFLHVLVTKYRWTTVKGARISRSPMLAFGDGAHIKFSEKKTN, from the exons ATGTGGGATGTGGTGGGATTAAGTTTAGTAGCTTTGCTAGTAATATACTTAACTTACTGGATTAACCAATGGAGGAATCCAAAATGCAATGGGGTTCTCCCTCCGGGTTCTATGGGATTGCCTCTCATTGGAGAGACTCTTAGTTTGCTTACTCCCTGCTACTCCCTTGATCTTCATCCATTCCTTAAGAAGAGACTCCAAAG ATACGGACCCATTTTTCGGACTAGTTTGGTGGGCAAGCCAGTTCTAGTATCAGCTGATCCCGAATTTAACAAATATGTAATTCAGCAAGAAGGGAGGATGGTTGAACTATGGTACTTGGACACATTTTCTAAGATTTTTGTGATGGAAGGAGAGTCTCGGTCAAATAAAATTGGTGTGATTCACAAGTACTCAAGGAGCATTTTCCTGAATCACTTTGGCACTGAATGCATTAAGGAAAAGTTGCTCCCTCAAATAGAAGAAACTATCAACAAACATTTATGTGCCTGGTCAAGCCAGGAATCTGTTGAAGTGAAAAATGCAAGCTCAGTT ATGATTTTAAACTTTAGTGCACAACATATGATCGGCTATGATGCCAAAACAGCTCCCGAAAACCTGGGTGAGAGATATCATAGAGTCACCCAAGGTTTTATGTCCTTCCCCTTGAATGTTCCTGGCACAGCTTACCATAATTGTTTAAAG GTCCATGAGAAGCTGACAACCATGTTGAGGAATATGATAAGGGAGAGACGCAAGTCACCTGAGAAGTGCCGAGGAGATTTCCTTGACCAAGTCATCATCGACATAGATCAAGAGAAGTTCTTGTCGGAGGACTTCTGTGTACACATGATATTTGGGGGCTTATTTGCTACCTTTGGGACTATTTCAACAGTATTGACATTACTTTTCAGTTTACTTGCAGATCATCCTGCGGTTTTACAAGAGCTGACA GCGGAGCATGAGGCACTGCTCAAAAATAGAGAAAACCCAAATTCTGCACTCACATGGGACGAATATAAATCGATGACTTTTACCCTTCAA GTTATCAATGAAACTCTGAGGCTGAGTAATGATATCCCAGGCTTGTTTCGTAAAGCATTGAAAGATATCCCGGTAAATG GATACACAATACCAGCTGGGTGGACGATTTTGCTTGTTACCCCTGCTCTTCATTTAACTTCCGACACGTTCAAGGATCACTTGGAGTTCAATCCATGGCGTTGGAAG GACCTTGATTCCCTTGTTATATCCAAGAACTTCATGCCGTTTGGTGGCGGATTAAGGCAATGTGCTGGGGCTGAGTACACCAGAGCGTTCTTGTCCACCTTTCTTCATGTTTTGGTCACCAAATATAG GTGGACAACTGTAAAAGGCGCACGGATTTCTCGAAGTCCTATGTTGGCATTCGGGGATGGCGCTCACATTAAGTTCTCTGAGAAGAAAACCAACTGA
- the LOC126620952 gene encoding beta-amyrin 16-alpha-hydroxylase CYP87D16-like isoform X2, protein MWDVVGLSLVALLVIYLTYWINQWRNPKCNGVLPPGSMGLPLIGETLSLLTPSYSLDLHPFLKKRLQRYGPIFRTSLVGKPVLVSADPEFNKYVIQQEGRMVELWYLDTFSKIFVMEGESRSNKIGVIHKYSRSIFLNHFGTECIKEKLLPQIEETINKHLCAWSSQESVEVKNASSVMILNFSAQHMIGYDAKTAPENLGERYHRVTQGFMSFPLNVPGTAYHNCLKVHEKLTTMLRNMIRERRKSPEKCRGDFLDQVIIDIDQEKFLSEDFCVHMIFGGLFATFGTISTVLTLLFSLLADHPAVLQELTAEHEALLKNRENPNSALTWDEYKSMTFTLQVINETLRLSNDIPGLFRKALKDIPVNGYTIPAGWTILLVTPALHLTSDTFKDHLEFNPWRWKDLDSLVISKNFMPFGGGLRQCAGAEYTRAFLSTFLHVLVTKYRWTTVKGARISRSPMLAFGDGAHIKFSEKKTN, encoded by the exons ATGTGGGATGTGGTGGGATTAAGTTTAGTAGCTTTGCTAGTAATATACTTAACTTACTGGATTAACCAATGGAGGAATCCAAAATGCAATGGGGTTCTCCCTCCGGGTTCTATGGGATTGCCTCTCATTGGAGAGACTCTTAGTTTGCTTACTCCCAGCTACTCCCTTGATCTTCATCCATTCCTTAAGAAGAGACTCCAAAG ATACGGACCCATTTTTCGGACTAGTTTGGTGGGCAAGCCAGTTCTAGTATCAGCTGATCCCGAATTTAACAAATATGTAATTCAGCAAGAAGGGAGGATGGTTGAACTATGGTACTTGGACACATTTTCTAAGATTTTTGTGATGGAAGGAGAGTCTCGGTCAAATAAAATTGGTGTGATTCACAAGTACTCAAGGAGCATTTTCCTGAATCACTTTGGCACTGAATGCATTAAGGAAAAGTTGCTCCCTCAAATAGAAGAAACTATCAACAAACATTTATGTGCCTGGTCAAGCCAGGAATCTGTTGAAGTGAAAAATGCAAGCTCAGTT ATGATTTTAAACTTTAGTGCACAACATATGATCGGCTATGATGCCAAAACAGCTCCCGAAAACCTGGGTGAGAGATATCATAGAGTCACCCAAGGTTTTATGTCCTTCCCCTTGAATGTTCCTGGCACAGCTTACCATAATTGTTTAAAG GTCCATGAGAAGCTGACAACCATGTTGAGGAATATGATAAGGGAGAGACGCAAGTCACCTGAGAAGTGCCGAGGAGATTTCCTTGACCAAGTCATCATCGACATAGATCAAGAGAAGTTCTTGTCGGAGGACTTCTGTGTACACATGATATTTGGGGGCTTATTTGCTACCTTTGGGACTATTTCAACAGTATTGACATTACTTTTCAGTTTACTTGCAGATCATCCTGCGGTTTTACAAGAGCTGACA GCGGAGCATGAGGCACTGCTCAAAAATAGAGAAAACCCAAATTCTGCACTCACATGGGACGAATATAAATCGATGACTTTTACCCTTCAA GTTATCAATGAAACTCTGAGGCTGAGTAATGATATCCCAGGCTTGTTTCGTAAAGCATTGAAAGATATCCCGGTAAATG GATACACAATACCAGCTGGGTGGACGATTTTGCTTGTTACCCCTGCTCTTCATTTAACTTCCGACACGTTCAAGGATCACTTGGAGTTCAATCCATGGCGTTGGAAG GACCTTGATTCCCTTGTTATATCCAAGAACTTCATGCCGTTTGGTGGCGGATTAAGGCAATGTGCTGGGGCTGAGTACACCAGAGCGTTCTTGTCCACCTTTCTTCATGTTTTGGTCACCAAATATAG GTGGACAACTGTAAAAGGCGCACGGATTTCTCGAAGTCCTATGTTGGCATTCGGGGATGGCGCTCACATTAAGTTCTCTGAGAAGAAAACCAACTGA
- the LOC126620952 gene encoding cucurbitadienol 11-hydroxylase-like isoform X1 translates to MWDVVGLSLVALLVIYLTYWINQWRNPKCNGVLPPGSMGLPLIGETLSLLTPCYSLDLHPFLKKRLQRYGPIFRTSLVGKPVLVSADPEFNKYVIQQEGRMVELWYLDTFSKIFVLEGESGLNKIGVIHKYLRSIFLNHFGSECIKEKLLPQIEETINKHLCAWSSQESVEVKNAISVMVLNFSAQHMIGYDAKTAPENLGEGYHRVTQGFMSFPLNVPGTAYHNCIKVHEKLTTMLRNMIRERRKSPEKRRGDFLDQVITDIDQEKFLSEDFCVHMIFGGLFATFDAISTVLTLFFSLLADHPVVLQELTAEHEALLKNRENPNSALTWDEYKSMTFTLQVINETLRLSNAIPGLFRRALKDIPVNGYTIPAGWTILLVTPALHLTSDTFKDHLEFNPWRWKDLDSLVISKNFMPFGGGLRQCAGAEYTRAFLSTFLHVLVTKYRWTTVKGARISRSPMLAFGDGAHIKFSEKKNN, encoded by the exons ATGTGGGATGTGGTGGGATTAAGTTTAGTAGCTTTGCTAGTAATATACTTAACTTACTGGATTAACCAATGGAGGAATCCAAAATGCAATGGGGTTCTCCCTCCGGGTTCTATGGGATTGCCTCTCATTGGAGAGACTCTTAGTTTGCTTACTCCCTGCTACTCCCTTGATCTTCATCCATTCCTTAAGAAGAGACTCCAAAG ATACGGACCCATTTTTCGGACTAGTTTGGTGGGCAAGCCAGTTCTAGTATCAGCTGATCCCGAATTTAACAAATATGTAATTCAGCAAGAAGGGAGGATGGTTGAACTATGGTACTTGGACACATTTTCTAAGATTTTTGTGCTGGAAGGAGAGTCTGGGTTAAATAAAATTGGTGTGATTCACAAGTACTTAAGGAGCATTTTCCTGAATCACTTTGGCTCTGAATGCATTAAGGAAAAGTTGCTCCCTCAAATAGAAGAAACTATCAACAAACATTTATGTGCCTGGTCAAGCCAGGAATCTGTTGAAGTGAAAAATGCAATCTCAGTT ATGGTTTTAAACTTTAGTGCACAACATATGATCGGTTATGATGCCAAAACAGCTCCCGAAAACCTGGGTGAGGGATATCATAGAGTCACCCAAGGTTTTATGTCCTTCCCCTTGAATGTTCCTGGCACAGCTTACCATAATTGTATAAAG GTCCATGAGAAGCTGACAACAATGTTGAGGAATATGATAAGGGAGAGACGCAAGTCACCTGAGAAGCGCCGAGGAGATTTCCTTGACCAAGTCATCACCGACATAGATCAGGAGAAGTTCTTGTCGGAGGACTTCTGTGTACACATGATATTTGGGGGCTTATTTGCTACCTTTGATGCTATTTCAACAGTATTGACATTATTTTTCAGTTTACTTGCAGACCATCCTGTGGTTTTACAAGAGCTGACA GCTGAGCATGAGGCACTGCTCAAAAATAGAGAAAACCCAAATTCTGCACTTACATGGGATGAATATAAATCGATGACTTTTACCCTTCAA GTTATCAATGAAACTCTGAGGCTGAGTAATGCTATCCCAGGCTTGTTTCGTAGAGCATTGAAGGATATCCCTGTAAATG GATACACAATACCAGCTGGGTGGACGATTTTGCTTGTTACCCCTGCTCTTCATTTAACTTCCGACACGTTCAAGGATCACTTGGAGTTCAATCCATGGCGTTGGAAG GACCTTGATTCCCTTGTTATATCTAAGAACTTCATGCCGTTTGGTGGCGGATTAAGGCAATGTGCTGGGGCTGAGTACACCAGAGCGTTCTTGTCCACCTTTCTTCATGTTTTGGTCACCAAATATAG GTGGACAACTGTAAAAGGCGCACGGATTTCTCGAAGTCCTATGTTGGCATTCGGGGATGGCGCTCACATTAAGTTCTCTGAGAAGAAAAACAACTGA